From a region of the Primulina eburnea isolate SZY01 chromosome 7, ASM2296580v1, whole genome shotgun sequence genome:
- the LOC140835907 gene encoding uncharacterized protein yields MNILIWNVRGLRSSESQQRVHAHVKEKRVKILAILEPMIDLDARFMTRRFGFSRVISNSSGHIWVFFAEDVMAECLFEHTQFLHFRVSACDYIARRQLWNSLLQMKPEQGPWLVGGDFNVVRDSSECLGSSGGRFLPMEEFNHFILDSGLVDAGFEGSSFTWTNKTIWKRLDRVFVPGLCSGPRSFRFQSMWLRHHGFLQTVRLNWNLPCHLNGMPRLFVKLKRLKSHLKWWNKSVFGDLFAKLAEAEQAVRLAEAVCEADPSDLHWTCLSNCNADLARVTAMEADFWRQKADCKWIEDGERNTKLFHNMVKKKRVVLLLK; encoded by the exons ATGAATATTCTCATCTGGAATGTAAGGGGGCTTCGGAGCTCGGAGTCTCAACAAAGGGTTCATGCCCATGTTAAAGAAAAGAGAGTTAAGATCTTGGCTATTTTGGAACCTATGATTGATCTAGACGCTCGTTTTATGACTCGTCGTTTTGGTTTTTCTCGAGTTATATCGAACTCCTCGGGTCATATCTGGGTTTTTTTTGCTGAGGATGTGATGGCTGAGTGTCTCTTTGAGCACACTCAATTCCTTCACTTCCGAGTTTCTGCT TGTGATTACATTGCGCGCAGACAGCTTTGGAATTCTTTGCTTCAGATGAAGCCTGAACAGGGTCCTTGGCTTGTTGGTGGCGACTTTAATGTTGTTAGGGATTCGTCGGAGTGTTTGGGTTCTTCTGGTGGGCGGTTTCTTCCCATGGAAGAATTCAATCACTTTATTTTGGATTCTGGATTAGTGGATGCTGGTTTTGAGGGGTCTTCGTTCACGTGGACGAACAAGACCATTTGGAAGCGTCTTGATCGGGTTTTTGT TCCCGGTCTTTGTAGTGGGCCGAGATCTTTTCGATTTCAGAGCATGTGGCTCAGGCACCATGGGTTTTTGCAGACGGTGAGGCTTAATTGGAATTTGCCGTGTCATTTGAACGGTATGCCCCGTCTTTTTGTGAAACTGAAGCGCCTCAAGAGCCATCTGAAATGGTGGAATAAGAGTGTTTTTGGGGATCTTTTTGCCAAACTTGCTGAGGCGGAGCAGGCTGTCCGGCTTGCTGAGGCAGTTTGCGAGGCTGATCCTTCTGATTTGCATTGGACCTGTTTGTCCAATTGCAATGCAGATCTTGCTCGGGTTACCGccatggaggcggatttttggCGGCAAAAAGCCGATTGTAAGTGGATAG